One part of the Mesorhizobium sp. NBSH29 genome encodes these proteins:
- a CDS encoding DUF6789 family protein has protein sequence MTHLTSGLLAEFVATAVLSVLMVGKSMMGIMPELDVIAMLSDMMRAPLAAGWIVHFVIGTIFWGGGFAILYDKIPSASAVKKGIVFGIVAWLLMMILIMPMADARLFGMSLGIMAPVMTLVLHLVFGAVLGGVYVARARAILS, from the coding sequence ATGACCCACCTTACTTCAGGTCTCCTGGCCGAATTTGTCGCTACCGCCGTGTTGTCCGTCCTGATGGTCGGCAAGTCGATGATGGGCATCATGCCTGAGCTCGATGTCATCGCCATGCTGAGTGACATGATGCGCGCGCCGCTCGCCGCGGGCTGGATCGTGCATTTTGTGATTGGAACCATCTTTTGGGGCGGGGGCTTCGCGATCCTCTACGATAAGATCCCCAGTGCCAGCGCTGTAAAGAAAGGCATCGTCTTCGGTATCGTCGCCTGGCTGCTCATGATGATCCTGATCATGCCGATGGCAGATGCGAGACTGTTCGGGATGTCGCTCGGTATCATGGCCCCTGTGATGACACTTGTGCTCCATCTCGTTTTTGGCGCAGTTCTCGGTGGTGTCTACGTGGCACGCGCACGTGCCATACTCAGCTGA
- a CDS encoding bifunctional alpha/beta hydrolase/OsmC family protein, which translates to MQTERITFQGHSGDTLAARLDLPDGPVRASAIFAHCFTCSKDIPAARRIAARLAMQGIAVLRFDFTGLGHSEGEFANTHFTSNVADLRCAADYLANREMPPKLLIGHSLGGAAVIKVAPDIKGLRAVVTIGAPFEPAHVSNNFGAKLDEIKENGIATVTLAGRDFMIRKDFLDDISTASLQSSLAHLGAALLVLHAPRDATVGIENASEIFLAARHPKSFVTLDDADHLITDEADATYAADIIATWSSRYTGDAKAADASSVPTGVVRVSEHDLAGFRQDIFIGGRHQLLADEPVEVGGMDTGPTPYEFLSAGLGACTAMTIRLYARRKAIQLTHVAIDVRHDRDHRKDCEDCDKSTRKIDRFRRTVRLQGDLSDDQKAALLRIADKCPVHRTLVETSAVETTLEE; encoded by the coding sequence ATGCAAACCGAACGCATCACATTCCAGGGCCATTCCGGTGACACTCTCGCGGCGCGGCTCGATCTACCTGACGGCCCCGTCCGTGCCAGCGCGATTTTCGCGCACTGTTTCACCTGCTCCAAAGATATCCCAGCCGCGCGCCGCATCGCTGCGCGGCTGGCGATGCAAGGCATCGCGGTCCTCCGGTTCGACTTCACCGGGCTGGGTCATTCAGAAGGCGAGTTTGCCAACACACATTTCACCTCGAATGTCGCCGATCTCAGGTGTGCGGCGGACTATCTGGCGAACCGCGAAATGCCTCCAAAGTTGCTGATCGGCCATTCGCTGGGCGGGGCCGCGGTCATCAAGGTTGCGCCCGACATCAAAGGGTTGCGCGCTGTCGTCACCATAGGCGCCCCCTTCGAACCGGCGCATGTCTCGAACAATTTCGGCGCCAAACTTGATGAGATCAAGGAAAACGGCATTGCCACGGTCACTCTGGCTGGTCGCGATTTCATGATCCGCAAAGACTTTCTTGACGACATCTCCACCGCCAGCCTGCAATCGTCGCTGGCGCATCTTGGCGCGGCTCTGCTGGTGCTGCACGCGCCGCGCGACGCCACCGTCGGGATCGAAAACGCCAGCGAGATTTTCCTGGCGGCCCGGCACCCCAAGAGCTTCGTCACGCTGGACGACGCCGATCACCTGATCACAGACGAGGCGGACGCGACTTACGCAGCAGACATTATCGCGACGTGGTCTTCTCGATATACTGGCGATGCCAAGGCTGCAGATGCCTCGTCAGTTCCCACCGGCGTCGTGCGCGTCAGCGAACATGACCTGGCTGGGTTCAGGCAAGACATTTTCATTGGTGGGCGCCACCAATTGCTCGCGGATGAACCAGTGGAAGTTGGGGGCATGGATACCGGACCGACCCCCTATGAGTTCCTGTCCGCGGGTCTTGGCGCCTGCACTGCGATGACCATCCGACTCTATGCACGTCGCAAAGCCATCCAGCTGACCCATGTGGCGATCGACGTTAGGCACGACCGAGACCACCGGAAAGATTGCGAGGACTGCGACAAGAGCACGCGCAAGATCGATAGGTTCAGACGGACCGTCCGGCTGCAAGGCGACCTTTCCGATGACCAGAAGGCCGCCTTGTTGCGTATTGCCGACAAATGTCCGGTGCACCGTACGCTTGTCGAGACGAGTGCAGTGGAAACGACACTGGAAGAATAG